A single genomic interval of Mucilaginibacter boryungensis harbors:
- a CDS encoding DUF5689 domain-containing protein, producing the protein MKKILFYSLLLIASAGIWSGCQKGNNYPDGVLSPIIAITDLRQIYKGTDVTLDTKNMAGAHEIIGTVVSDFTGGNMRPGLLVMQNNRRTRLRGIAINLGADAAKYAPGDSLMVDVTGAVLTRSSGVLQLTGLSTANITKVSSGNTVIGTRATSAAILANPDNYESTLVAVVKGGFDPLPAPTETFSGDKVINDGFGNINMHTEAAATFASTVLPVSANFTGIIYGTTATDGTIVPQLRMRSGSDVKILSSVISIAPIIICGFYADPPGTDYPYEYVQLLATRDINFATEPFSVVFTNNAGASTPTGFPTKGWATGDLRTFKFELKTGSVTKGQYFYTGGSGKRIAGSTSADISSSTWIGAFNYQTTNSPNFSTATPATFGTKTTNLLANSGNAAGIAVLPGLNITLASVPVDVIFYGTGGTLFDPVANVGYPITNTDLYDLKDVISLTPQPYNRQGSNTLAYILPLANSWDMLGGVYNVSLGKWVAARSTTNILPVALADIEGDGATKLK; encoded by the coding sequence ATGAAAAAGATATTATTCTATTCACTTCTCCTTATTGCATCAGCCGGTATTTGGTCTGGCTGTCAAAAGGGGAACAATTATCCGGATGGCGTACTTAGCCCGATAATTGCAATTACCGACCTTCGGCAAATTTATAAAGGCACAGATGTAACGCTTGATACTAAGAATATGGCTGGTGCCCATGAGATTATAGGCACTGTTGTGTCTGATTTTACAGGTGGTAATATGCGCCCCGGTTTATTAGTGATGCAAAATAACCGTCGCACAAGGTTAAGAGGGATCGCTATTAATTTAGGTGCCGATGCAGCAAAATATGCACCGGGCGACTCGTTAATGGTTGATGTGACAGGTGCAGTGCTTACCCGCTCAAGCGGCGTGTTGCAGCTTACCGGTTTATCAACCGCGAATATTACTAAAGTATCATCCGGAAACACAGTTATAGGTACACGGGCAACCAGCGCGGCTATCCTGGCAAATCCCGATAACTATGAAAGTACCTTAGTAGCAGTTGTTAAAGGTGGTTTCGATCCGTTGCCGGCACCAACAGAAACATTTTCTGGTGACAAGGTGATTAATGATGGGTTTGGGAATATTAATATGCATACCGAGGCTGCAGCTACATTTGCAAGTACTGTTTTACCGGTAAGTGCAAATTTTACAGGTATTATATATGGCACTACTGCCACAGATGGTACCATTGTCCCTCAGTTACGCATGCGTAGTGGTAGCGATGTGAAAATATTAAGTTCTGTAATATCTATAGCACCAATAATAATTTGCGGCTTTTATGCCGACCCTCCGGGCACTGATTATCCTTATGAATATGTGCAATTATTAGCTACGCGTGATATTAACTTCGCTACCGAGCCTTTTAGCGTAGTATTTACTAACAACGCAGGTGCATCAACCCCAACAGGTTTCCCTACCAAAGGCTGGGCCACCGGCGATTTGCGTACCTTTAAGTTTGAACTAAAAACAGGATCGGTTACCAAAGGTCAGTATTTTTATACCGGCGGCAGCGGTAAACGCATTGCGGGTTCTACCTCGGCAGATATATCTTCGTCAACATGGATAGGGGCGTTCAATTATCAAACAACCAACAGCCCTAACTTTTCTACAGCTACACCAGCTACATTTGGTACTAAAACTACCAACCTGCTGGCCAATAGCGGTAATGCAGCAGGGATAGCGGTTCTTCCCGGGTTAAATATTACACTGGCCAGTGTACCCGTTGATGTGATATTCTATGGTACGGGCGGTACATTGTTCGATCCGGTTGCTAACGTGGGTTATCCTATTACAAACACCGATTTATATGACCTTAAAGACGTGATCTCATTAACGCCTCAGCCTTACAACAGGCAGGGTAGTAATACCTTAGCTTATATCCTTCCGCTTGCAAATTCATGGGATATGTTAGGAGGGGTATATAATGTGAGTTTAGGCAAATGGGTAGCCGCACGATCCACAACTAATATTTTACCTGTTGCTTTAGCCGATATTGAAGGTGACGGAGCAACAAAGCTTAAATAA
- a CDS encoding calcineurin-like phosphoesterase C-terminal domain-containing protein, whose translation MKRRSFIQQSLITAGGLALTFKSNFLYALSKNDAIAGKVTAGGKPLANVMVTDGFSVVKTDANGNYKINPADNAQFVYVSIPAGYEIPHEKNLAKFYYAIKNSSYFDFELVPLKKNDDKHAFILWADPQVKNDKDVQQMMDTSVPDVKKLLKSMPGELVHGICVGDLVWDNHALFYDYNKAVNDMGIPFFQALGNHDEDYREGGDETSDHTFKSHYGPTYYSFNRGKAHYVVIDNVRYLGVDRNYDGWITDQQLSWLKKDLELVDKDALLIVSLHMPVHNEVKNNKELYALMANFKNAHIMSGHTHYHRNVITDHIFEHNHGTVCGAWWTGPICEDGTPRGYGVYHVDGNQLKWYYKSTGEDKSYQMALFTDKLTNQNRVIANVWNWDPEWKVEYWADGQPKGEMENQKAFDPLAVQLYLGDQLPAKRTFAEPRKTDHIFVAHVEPGVKKVKVVATDRFGDKYESEVKV comes from the coding sequence ATGAAACGCAGATCATTTATTCAACAATCATTAATCACAGCCGGTGGTTTAGCGCTAACCTTTAAATCTAACTTCTTATACGCGCTTTCAAAAAACGATGCAATTGCCGGTAAGGTAACTGCGGGAGGCAAGCCCCTGGCCAATGTAATGGTAACTGATGGCTTTAGTGTTGTTAAGACGGATGCCAATGGTAATTATAAAATAAACCCGGCCGATAATGCCCAATTTGTTTATGTCAGTATCCCGGCCGGATATGAGATACCTCACGAAAAGAACCTGGCTAAGTTTTATTACGCCATAAAAAATAGTTCGTATTTCGATTTTGAATTAGTGCCGCTGAAGAAAAATGACGATAAGCACGCCTTCATTTTATGGGCTGATCCGCAGGTAAAGAATGATAAGGATGTGCAGCAAATGATGGATACCTCGGTACCCGACGTGAAAAAGCTGCTAAAAAGCATGCCGGGCGAATTAGTCCACGGTATTTGTGTAGGCGACTTGGTTTGGGACAACCATGCTTTGTTTTATGATTATAATAAAGCTGTGAACGATATGGGTATCCCGTTCTTCCAGGCTTTAGGTAACCATGATGAAGATTATCGTGAAGGCGGCGATGAAACATCAGACCATACCTTTAAAAGCCACTACGGGCCAACTTATTATTCTTTTAACAGGGGCAAAGCGCATTATGTAGTAATAGATAATGTTCGCTATTTAGGTGTCGACCGCAACTATGACGGCTGGATCACCGACCAGCAATTAAGCTGGTTGAAAAAAGACCTGGAGCTGGTTGATAAAGATGCCTTGCTGATTGTTTCCCTGCATATGCCTGTACATAACGAGGTGAAGAACAATAAAGAATTATATGCGTTGATGGCTAACTTCAAAAACGCGCACATCATGTCGGGCCATACGCATTACCACCGTAATGTGATAACCGACCACATATTTGAGCATAACCACGGTACCGTTTGCGGCGCCTGGTGGACAGGCCCCATTTGCGAAGATGGTACACCACGTGGCTATGGCGTTTACCATGTAGACGGTAACCAGTTGAAATGGTATTACAAATCAACCGGCGAGGACAAATCGTACCAGATGGCCTTGTTTACTGATAAATTAACTAACCAAAACAGGGTAATTGCCAACGTTTGGAACTGGGATCCTGAATGGAAAGTAGAGTACTGGGCAGATGGACAGCCAAAAGGCGAAATGGAAAATCAAAAAGCCTTTGATCCTTTAGCGGTTCAATTATATCTGGGCGACCAGCTACCTGCGAAACGAACCTTTGCCGAACCACGTAAAACCGACCACATTTTTGTAGCCCATGTTGAGCCAGGGGTAAAGAAAGTTAAAGTAGTGGCTACAGATAGATTTGGTGATAAGTACGAAAGCGAAGTAAAAGTTTAA
- a CDS encoding sulfatase family protein produces the protein MRIAAFVTFLLLVNTFVFAKNGPRNPPISHKGKYRVQTPGKPNIIFVLTDDHRWDALGVMGNKIIQTPNLDALANKGILFKNAYVTTSICCVSRASILSGQYESRHKINNFKTDFSTEALMNTYPLLLKNAGYKIGCVGKYGVGVNNQPISYYDYWSATKKEQPDYIMTSTDGRTVHNTDSVSSDISIFLDKYAGKAPFCLSIGFKAPHEQDGMPPRFIGQERFKDLYKNVTIPQPETADPKYWDSFPDFFKTDVNVARVRWKPLFSTPELYQETVKDYYRLITGADEAVGKMMAKLKSLGVDKNTIIIFMGDNGFYLGEHGMEGKWYGHEESIRVPMIIYDPRLPQNKTGIKSTQIALNIDVAPTILKMAGVPMPATMQGIDLENPAKARDYFFYEHTYGKSPKIPQSEGIVTKDFKYLNYIEHNYEELYNVKTDPHETKNLAADPKYKQKLNELRELYKKEKQAVL, from the coding sequence ATGAGAATAGCGGCATTTGTGACTTTTTTGCTATTGGTAAATACTTTCGTATTTGCTAAAAATGGACCACGGAACCCGCCAATATCGCATAAAGGTAAATACCGGGTGCAAACACCGGGTAAACCCAATATTATCTTTGTGTTAACCGACGATCATCGCTGGGACGCGTTAGGCGTAATGGGTAATAAAATCATCCAAACGCCCAACCTCGACGCGTTGGCTAATAAAGGCATCCTGTTTAAAAATGCCTATGTAACTACCTCTATCTGTTGTGTAAGCAGGGCCAGTATACTTTCAGGACAATATGAGTCCCGCCATAAGATAAATAACTTTAAAACTGATTTCAGCACCGAAGCGCTGATGAATACCTACCCGCTGCTATTGAAAAATGCAGGCTATAAAATTGGCTGTGTGGGCAAGTATGGCGTGGGAGTGAACAATCAACCCATCAGCTATTATGATTACTGGTCGGCCACAAAAAAAGAACAGCCTGATTATATCATGACCAGCACCGATGGGCGCACTGTGCATAACACCGATAGCGTGTCCAGCGATATCAGCATTTTCCTGGATAAATACGCTGGCAAGGCACCGTTTTGCCTGTCAATTGGCTTTAAAGCCCCGCACGAGCAGGATGGCATGCCGCCGCGTTTCATAGGACAGGAAAGGTTTAAAGATCTGTATAAAAACGTAACCATCCCGCAACCCGAAACTGCTGACCCGAAGTATTGGGATAGTTTCCCTGATTTTTTTAAAACAGATGTAAACGTAGCGCGCGTACGCTGGAAACCACTGTTTTCAACCCCTGAATTATATCAGGAAACTGTGAAGGATTATTACCGTTTGATTACCGGCGCTGATGAGGCCGTAGGTAAAATGATGGCCAAGCTGAAAAGCCTGGGCGTAGATAAAAATACTATCATCATTTTTATGGGTGATAACGGCTTTTACCTTGGCGAACATGGTATGGAAGGTAAATGGTATGGACATGAAGAATCCATCCGTGTGCCGATGATTATTTACGATCCGCGTTTACCGCAAAACAAAACCGGTATTAAATCAACCCAGATAGCTTTGAATATTGATGTGGCGCCAACCATCTTAAAAATGGCTGGGGTACCGATGCCAGCAACTATGCAGGGTATAGACCTGGAAAATCCGGCGAAAGCCCGCGATTATTTCTTTTATGAGCATACATATGGTAAGAGCCCCAAAATCCCACAATCAGAAGGTATTGTTACTAAAGATTTTAAGTACCTGAACTATATTGAACATAACTATGAGGAGCTGTATAATGTAAAAACAGATCCGCACGAAACTAAAAACCTGGCTGCCGACCCGAAATACAAACAGAAGTTAAACGAGCTGCGCGAGTTGTATAAAAAGGAAAAACAAGCCGTATTATAA
- a CDS encoding glycerophosphodiester phosphodiesterase family protein, which yields MKRTICLALLSGFILSGCFAQKSKQVKNMPYPAFDREAHRGGRGLMPENTIPAMINTVNLGMETLEMDLHITADNKVIVSHDEYINPLFSLTPDGKEIPKEDNRKYILYKMNYAEIAKFDVGSKPYSKFPDQKKMKVSIPLLADLIDSVQHYIKTSGKRQVFYNIETKSSEKGDGTVNPDPETFVKLMMDVLEEKKILPWVVIQSFDKRTLQILNKKYPTVRTSWLVDNKKSTAENLADLGFKPFIYSPNFKMVTADVVKDCHAQGIKVLPWTPDTKEEIDAMKALGVDGIITDYPNLLQ from the coding sequence ATGAAAAGAACCATTTGTTTGGCATTGCTAAGCGGATTTATCTTATCTGGCTGTTTTGCCCAAAAAAGTAAACAAGTTAAAAATATGCCTTATCCGGCATTTGACAGGGAGGCCCACAGGGGCGGTCGTGGCTTGATGCCAGAGAATACCATTCCGGCAATGATCAACACCGTAAACCTTGGGATGGAGACACTGGAAATGGATCTGCACATCACAGCTGATAACAAAGTGATCGTATCGCACGATGAATATATTAACCCCTTGTTTTCGCTTACACCAGATGGTAAAGAAATACCTAAAGAAGACAATCGGAAGTACATCCTGTACAAAATGAACTATGCCGAGATCGCAAAGTTTGACGTAGGTTCAAAACCCTATAGCAAATTTCCCGATCAGAAAAAAATGAAGGTGAGCATACCTTTGCTGGCCGATTTGATTGACAGTGTGCAGCATTATATTAAAACCAGCGGAAAACGCCAGGTATTCTATAATATTGAAACCAAAAGCAGCGAAAAAGGCGATGGTACGGTAAACCCTGACCCGGAAACTTTTGTGAAACTGATGATGGATGTGCTGGAAGAAAAGAAGATATTGCCATGGGTAGTGATCCAGTCGTTTGATAAGCGCACCTTGCAGATATTGAATAAAAAGTATCCAACTGTACGCACCTCGTGGCTGGTGGATAATAAGAAATCGACAGCCGAAAACCTGGCCGACCTGGGCTTTAAGCCATTTATTTACAGTCCTAACTTTAAAATGGTTACTGCCGATGTGGTGAAAGACTGCCATGCGCAAGGCATTAAAGTATTGCCCTGGACACCTGACACTAAAGAAGAAATTGACGCTATGAAAGCCTTAGGCGTAGATGGTATTATTACCGATTATCCAAACCTGTTACAGTAA
- the glpT gene encoding glycerol-3-phosphate transporter, whose amino-acid sequence MKQIFTPATHKKRLPAEQIDSKFTALRWQSFVGIFLGYAGYYLVRNNFSLATPDLIKQGYSKADLGYAFSAVAIAYGISKFIMGNVSDRSNARLFLSIGLVLSACTMIFMGLVPWATSSVVIMFILLFINGWFSGMGWPPCGRVVVHWFSVKERGRVMSVWNLAHNTGGALMPQVVALGFLLFATWQSRLYFPGLVALGFALIAYLLVRDTPQSCGLPPVEEHKNDYPKNYTEEQEKELSAKDIFFKYIFNNRLLWYAAFANVFVYMIRKGVQDWSPIYLTQIKHFSRDQIGWSYTWFEIAGIPGTLLCGWISDKVFKGRRAPATIIYMLLIMVAVVGYWQSPSGNVWMTNASLISIGFLIYGPVMLIGVQALDLVPKKAAGTAAGLTGLFGYLLGAVLANALLGVVIQHISWSASFYLLIAACFLSIFFTALTWNREKANLLTR is encoded by the coding sequence ATGAAGCAAATATTCACTCCTGCGACGCATAAAAAAAGGCTACCTGCCGAACAGATAGATTCAAAATTTACGGCACTGCGCTGGCAATCATTTGTAGGTATATTTCTCGGTTATGCAGGCTATTACCTGGTGCGTAATAATTTTTCCCTGGCTACCCCCGATTTAATTAAACAAGGTTATTCCAAAGCCGACCTTGGTTACGCTTTTTCGGCTGTGGCTATTGCCTACGGTATAAGCAAATTTATTATGGGTAACGTTTCCGATAGGAGTAATGCCCGGTTGTTTTTGAGCATCGGCTTGGTATTGTCTGCTTGTACTATGATATTTATGGGGCTAGTGCCATGGGCAACATCGTCGGTAGTAATTATGTTCATCTTGCTGTTCATTAACGGTTGGTTCTCGGGCATGGGGTGGCCACCTTGCGGGAGGGTAGTGGTGCATTGGTTTTCGGTGAAAGAGCGTGGCCGTGTAATGTCTGTATGGAACTTGGCACACAATACAGGAGGGGCGCTTATGCCTCAGGTTGTAGCACTGGGTTTCTTGTTATTTGCCACTTGGCAAAGCCGTCTGTATTTTCCTGGTTTGGTTGCTTTAGGTTTCGCGCTGATCGCTTATCTGCTGGTAAGGGATACACCTCAATCATGCGGTTTGCCACCAGTTGAAGAGCATAAAAATGACTATCCCAAAAATTACACCGAAGAACAAGAAAAGGAATTAAGCGCCAAGGATATATTTTTTAAATACATCTTTAACAACCGGTTACTTTGGTACGCGGCCTTTGCCAATGTATTTGTTTACATGATTCGTAAAGGGGTGCAGGATTGGTCACCGATTTATCTTACCCAAATAAAGCATTTTTCACGTGATCAGATAGGTTGGTCATATACGTGGTTTGAAATCGCTGGCATCCCGGGAACTTTGCTATGCGGTTGGATAAGCGACAAAGTATTTAAAGGAAGGCGGGCACCGGCAACTATAATTTATATGTTACTGATTATGGTGGCGGTAGTAGGTTATTGGCAAAGCCCAAGCGGTAATGTATGGATGACCAATGCTTCGTTAATCTCTATTGGATTCCTTATTTATGGCCCGGTAATGCTTATAGGCGTTCAGGCTTTAGATTTGGTGCCAAAAAAAGCCGCAGGTACTGCCGCAGGCCTGACAGGTTTGTTTGGCTATTTATTAGGCGCAGTGTTGGCCAATGCGCTCCTTGGTGTAGTGATACAGCACATCAGTTGGAGTGCTTCGTTTTATTTATTAATCGCTGCCTGTTTTTTATCTATATTTTTCACAGCTTTAACCTGGAACAGGGAGAAAGCTAATTTACTTACACGTTAA
- a CDS encoding GDSL-type esterase/lipase family protein, producing the protein MKRSLFFIAGALMLVNACFAQTTPPVAKPPAVYPKGFVDSSYRPKITADSLASFKAHPITSNDLVFLGNSITAHCNWAKLFNDNRLRNRGISGDLTFGVLERLDDVISGHPKKVFILIGINDMSRNVADSIIIRNHKKIIKRIREGSPSTIIYFCTLLPVNASFAKFPNHYGKDEHLLAINDAIRKYKAKNVKIIDLYPNFLDAENRLKAEYTTDGLHPNAAGYQVWVNVFSKGNYLK; encoded by the coding sequence ATGAAAAGATCATTGTTTTTTATTGCGGGTGCGTTAATGCTGGTTAATGCCTGCTTTGCACAAACTACGCCGCCGGTTGCTAAACCGCCTGCTGTGTACCCTAAAGGATTTGTAGACTCATCTTACCGCCCTAAAATTACAGCCGATAGTTTGGCCAGCTTTAAAGCGCATCCTATTACATCAAACGACCTTGTGTTTTTGGGCAACAGTATTACCGCGCATTGCAACTGGGCTAAGCTGTTTAATGATAACCGTTTAAGGAATAGGGGTATATCCGGCGACCTTACTTTTGGTGTGCTGGAGCGTTTGGACGATGTAATCTCAGGCCATCCTAAAAAGGTATTTATCCTGATAGGTATTAATGATATGTCGCGCAATGTGGCAGATAGTATCATTATCCGTAACCATAAAAAAATTATTAAGCGTATCCGTGAAGGTTCACCTTCAACTATTATTTATTTCTGTACCCTGCTGCCGGTAAACGCATCATTCGCTAAGTTCCCTAACCACTATGGTAAAGATGAACACCTGCTGGCTATTAATGACGCGATAAGAAAATATAAAGCTAAAAATGTGAAGATAATTGATCTTTATCCCAATTTCCTCGATGCTGAAAACCGCTTGAAAGCAGAATATACTACGGACGGACTTCATCCCAATGCTGCGGGTTACCAGGTTTGGGTTAATGTGTTCTCAAAAGGCAACTACTTAAAATAA
- a CDS encoding alpha-N-acetylglucosaminidase, which produces MKKKLAILLLVSLMGGKQFFLYAQTRADVRTTAAYALIKRIIPAHAQSFEVAFIPQENGKDVFEVDGKGNKIILRGTNGVSVASALNYYLKTYGHCDISWNGSNLKLPAILPKVTTKVHKVTPYTYRYYLNYCTFNYTMSWWDWKRWQQEIDWMALNGINMPLAITGQNIIWQRVYKSLGFTDKDLSTFFSGPAYFNWFWMGNLDGWGGPLPQSFMDSQEVLEKQILKRERELGMTPILPAFTGHVPPAFKTKFPKAKLKQTNWQGFPDVYILDPDDAMFTTIGKQFIKEEVKTFGTDHLYSADTFNENTPPTNDSTYLDAVSKKVYQSMAAADPKATWIMQGWMFSYSAKFWQPTQIKALLNGIPNEHMIILDLYSENKPMWDKTDAYYGKPWIWCMLHNFGGNISMYGRMDNVAADPANALNNPKSGKLLGIGLTPEAIEQNPVMYELMMENVWRNTPIELDTWLKDYAYRRYGKKEPHVEKAWEVLKNTVYTGGIRSGGNESIITGRPTFAKATRWANPQKFYQSKDLVPAWEQMIQAADNLKNSSGFRYDLIDVTRQILANYADTLQRQFAAAAKKHDQQNFSRLSKEFLGVIDDMDKLLSTRKDFLLGPWLEAAKANGTTDAEKKLYEFNARDQITLWGDKNNTLNDYACKQWAGMLSGFYKPRWQQFFDFVNTSYRQGKEIDQAAFEKQIKDWEWAWVNKRDSYTTVPKGDEIVVAKEMFGKYYDKVK; this is translated from the coding sequence ATGAAAAAAAAATTAGCCATACTGCTGCTTGTTTCCTTAATGGGAGGCAAGCAGTTTTTTTTATACGCGCAAACCAGAGCTGACGTCCGGACTACTGCAGCCTACGCGCTGATCAAACGAATTATCCCGGCACACGCGCAAAGTTTTGAAGTTGCATTTATCCCCCAGGAAAATGGTAAAGATGTGTTTGAAGTGGATGGCAAAGGCAATAAGATCATCCTGAGGGGAACCAATGGTGTTTCGGTTGCAAGTGCGCTGAATTACTATTTAAAAACTTACGGACATTGCGATATCAGCTGGAATGGCAGTAACCTTAAGTTGCCTGCCATATTACCAAAGGTTACTACAAAGGTGCACAAAGTAACGCCTTATACTTACCGCTATTATTTGAACTATTGCACCTTCAACTATACCATGAGCTGGTGGGATTGGAAACGCTGGCAGCAGGAAATTGACTGGATGGCGCTGAACGGTATCAACATGCCGCTGGCTATAACCGGACAAAACATCATTTGGCAGCGGGTTTATAAAAGTTTAGGTTTCACCGATAAGGATTTGTCGACCTTCTTTAGCGGCCCGGCTTACTTTAATTGGTTTTGGATGGGCAACCTTGATGGCTGGGGAGGCCCTTTGCCGCAAAGTTTTATGGACAGCCAGGAAGTGCTGGAAAAACAAATACTAAAGCGCGAACGCGAACTGGGCATGACACCGATACTTCCGGCCTTCACCGGGCATGTACCGCCGGCATTTAAAACCAAGTTCCCGAAAGCTAAATTAAAACAAACTAACTGGCAGGGCTTCCCGGATGTTTATATCCTCGATCCCGATGATGCCATGTTTACCACCATTGGCAAGCAGTTTATTAAGGAAGAAGTAAAGACATTCGGCACCGATCACCTGTATTCGGCAGATACATTCAACGAAAATACACCGCCGACCAATGATTCAACTTATTTGGATGCGGTAAGCAAGAAGGTATACCAATCGATGGCTGCTGCCGATCCTAAAGCTACCTGGATAATGCAGGGATGGATGTTCTCGTATTCGGCTAAATTCTGGCAGCCTACGCAGATCAAGGCGCTGCTAAATGGCATACCGAATGAGCACATGATCATCCTTGACCTGTACAGCGAAAATAAGCCTATGTGGGACAAAACCGACGCTTATTATGGCAAGCCCTGGATTTGGTGTATGCTGCACAACTTCGGCGGAAACATCAGCATGTATGGCCGTATGGATAACGTAGCTGCCGATCCGGCCAACGCCTTGAATAACCCAAAATCAGGCAAGTTACTGGGTATCGGTTTAACACCCGAAGCTATTGAGCAAAATCCTGTGATGTATGAATTGATGATGGAAAATGTTTGGCGCAATACACCGATTGAACTGGATACCTGGTTAAAGGATTACGCTTACCGCAGGTACGGTAAAAAAGAACCGCATGTCGAAAAAGCCTGGGAAGTTTTAAAAAATACTGTATATACCGGCGGTATCAGGAGTGGCGGTAACGAATCGATTATTACCGGACGTCCGACTTTTGCAAAAGCAACACGGTGGGCAAATCCGCAGAAGTTTTATCAGTCTAAGGATTTGGTACCTGCCTGGGAGCAAATGATACAAGCGGCAGATAACCTTAAAAATAGCAGCGGTTTCCGTTATGACCTGATTGATGTGACCCGGCAGATATTAGCAAACTACGCCGATACCTTACAACGCCAGTTTGCCGCCGCTGCAAAAAAACACGATCAGCAAAACTTTAGCAGACTGAGCAAAGAGTTTTTAGGTGTAATTGACGATATGGATAAACTGCTTTCAACCCGTAAGGATTTCCTTTTGGGCCCATGGCTGGAAGCTGCCAAAGCCAACGGAACAACCGATGCCGAAAAGAAACTATACGAGTTTAACGCCCGCGACCAAATAACCCTTTGGGGCGATAAAAACAATACGCTGAATGACTACGCCTGCAAACAGTGGGCAGGTATGCTCTCTGGCTTTTATAAACCCCGCTGGCAGCAGTTTTTTGATTTTGTGAACACAAGCTACCGCCAGGGCAAGGAAATTGATCAGGCAGCTTTTGAGAAGCAAATTAAGGACTGGGAGTGGGCCTGGGTTAACAAGCGCGATAGCTATACCACTGTGCCTAAAGGTGATGAGATAGTTGTGGCGAAGGAAATGTTTGGGAAGTATTATGATAAGGTGAAATAA
- a CDS encoding MIP/aquaporin family protein: MNEITAEFIGTMFLILLGNGVVANVVLTGTKGNNGGWIVITTAWAMAVFVGVVIAAPFSGAHLNPAVTLGLAIAQKFSWAKVPAYVGAQLLGAMAGQFLVWLFYKDHYAITEDKGLKLATFCTSPAIKKVSSNLISEIIGTFVLIFVIFYFTDAEIKKDKVVIGLGSLGAMPVAFLVWVIGLSLGGTTGYAINPVRDLGPRIMHAILPVSNKGSSEWGYSWIPVVGPLIGATLAALAFLWLKI, translated from the coding sequence ATGAATGAAATTACCGCCGAATTCATCGGCACTATGTTCCTGATCCTGTTAGGGAACGGGGTTGTTGCCAACGTTGTACTTACCGGCACAAAAGGCAATAATGGCGGCTGGATAGTAATAACTACCGCCTGGGCAATGGCTGTGTTTGTAGGTGTGGTGATAGCCGCGCCATTTAGCGGCGCACACCTAAACCCGGCAGTAACGCTTGGCCTTGCCATTGCACAAAAGTTTAGCTGGGCAAAAGTACCAGCATATGTAGGCGCGCAATTATTAGGCGCTATGGCCGGTCAGTTTCTGGTATGGCTGTTTTACAAAGACCACTATGCAATTACCGAAGACAAAGGCCTGAAGCTGGCTACCTTTTGTACTTCGCCGGCTATTAAAAAAGTATCATCAAATTTAATTAGTGAGATCATCGGCACATTTGTGCTGATATTTGTGATCTTTTATTTTACCGATGCCGAGATCAAAAAAGATAAGGTAGTGATAGGGTTAGGATCGTTAGGCGCTATGCCGGTAGCTTTCCTGGTTTGGGTAATTGGCCTATCCCTTGGTGGTACCACAGGTTATGCCATTAACCCCGTGCGCGACTTAGGCCCACGTATTATGCATGCTATTTTACCCGTAAGCAACAAAGGCAGCAGTGAATGGGGGTATTCATGGATACCGGTAGTTGGGCCGCTCATTGGTGCTACACTAGCCGCTTTGGCATTTTTGTGGTTGAAGATATAA